taaaagtttatagttcagatataaacacggATGTCTATgatagcgatcaaaatagagtaaatcacctttcaaaagtaacttgatgcttcaaataaagattgtatcaattacatcattacatcagtaggtggcgacaagtgactattaaaaatatatctgtcattgaatcattcattcaagagattcgttcaaaaatgctgattcatccagaaaTAGGATTGTTTGAGATGCATTGGTGTGCGCAGACCGATTGgcgcatgacatcaaagtactaAAAGAATGATTCAAAAGCTATCCAATCGCTCTCATGGTACTTTGATACACCGATCAGTCTGCGCAGCGCCGATGTATCTCGAATGATCCTactttgagtgagtcattgaatcattcactcgagatttgttcaaaaacactgattcatccagtaatgaaacaagtgaagtcattgaatcattcactcaacccttttttttttttttttttttttaaaacattcaaattaTTTAGGTTAGATATTTTAATTACACTGCAGcatttaacattttgtcagatcCGCTAGTAaatgatgttattttgtttagttgtctattcagaaACATCGGAGAATCATGATCtccattttgaacaaaaaaaaattgtgattctcaatttatccagaatcgtgcagctctaaaaATAGTTTAGTCAAATTAAGGAAAGACCCTACAGATGTTTGAACAAATCAATATCTCCAGACATTTGTTTCATTGtacaagttttctgaaatgtaatttttaaatattcaaatgaggcattatctaattaatcataaatacagaaaatacTCTCAAAAGACtgaaaacaaatacattttcagcATGTTCTCAGGAATAAAATCAGGTGAATCATATATGAACAacccttcagaatatagatatgaataaaactgtaaagtttggtgtgtgaagctgctgaagtggagatttctgactcaAACTCACCGCCTTTAAAGATTGAGATTGAAATCTACAGACGCAAATGGATCAAGTGAAGGAAAATAAACACTAGGCTGAAAGAAGACATGCTATAGAAGCAAAATACAAAAACTGACCAGTgcatgaggggaaaaaaacagttttgcctgtagtgtcttgctctaaaatatataattttgtgcTGTATTTTTAATCTTATTACAGCATCACATCATTGCCAAGTTAGTCTGATTCTATTGGAGTTATTTGTGAGTTTTTGTTGTAAATCTTCCTTCACTCCCGCTCTCAGCCATGTTCAACGGTCAGATGCTGTTTGACAGACAGATGCATGTGAAAATGGTGAGACTTTGTGTTCGTTCTTGTACGGCTTGAATGTGTTTATGAATCACAGCTTTCATTCATGAGTTTGTTTTATTGTAGGATGATAAATCACTTCCTCCAGATGACGTCCGGCCAGCAGAGAAACCGCCACAGTTAcccagtaagcaatttctgtgCTTGTTTGAGATCAGTCTTATTTTAcacgtttgtgtgtgtgtgtgtctttatgTATATTTAAGTGTGTAATTCTATATGTTTGTGATGTGTGTTGCAGGAGGTCTGGGCGGCATCGGTATGGGTTTGGGTCCCGGCGGGCAGCCAATCAACGCCAACCGTCTCAGTGGAGGGGGCGTGGCCTCCATGGGACCTGGAGGTGTGTTCATGTTTGCTTAATTATTTATGTAACGTTATTTGGCACATGATGCGATTGATAATGTAATGAAGGACTGATTGATCCCGCAGGGATGGACGGGCCGGGATGCAGCAGCATGAACCGCATGAGTGGTGAGACGTCATGTTCATCTGAAGCAGATTGTGATCATCTGTGAGGAAgctcatctgtgtgtgtgtgtgtagggatGGGCGGAGGGTTTTCCAACATGGACTGCATGGGCGGAATGGGAGGATTCGGTGGCAGAGACATGGGACCCATGGGCCGAATGGGAGGTAAAACATCATTGCGTCGAACTGTCCATCTGTTAGAGCTGCACGATATTGGGAAAAATTGACCAGTTCAATATGAAATTGTGTATTTGTATCATTTTCTTGTGATGTACATAAAAAGCACTGCATCATGGGATGCATGTGTGTGGCTTGttgatatatcgtgcagccctgcTCTCTGTCTCACGCTCGAGTTTGTGCAGATATGTATCGCTCTGGAATGGCAGGGATGGACAGAGACTTTGGCAGAAGTGACCTGGGAATGAGCCGCCCATTCGGAGACTCGTTTGGAggtgaactgtgtgtgtgtgtgtgtgtgtgtgtgtgtgtgtgtgtgtgtgtgtgtgtgtgtgtgtgtgagttcaCACTTGAGCTGATGGTGACGCTGACGGCCTGTTCTCCTTTCCATCAGGTGGAGGATATGCAGGAATGGGGAATGCTGGGATGGGACCCATGGGCTCTGGATTAGGTTACCCATCAACATAAAATTCATTTTGATTGACAAACCAAATTAACACTGGTTCACtgcattaataaatgctgtagaagtgtcTTTCATTGTTAATTCTAATTCATATTTAACTTTTagttataaattattaaaatcaaaagttaatattatctgttaatattatgtAATGGACCAGTGGCCGGTTGAATGAACTGCACAGACTAGTTTTAAAAGTTAGCCACCTTTAATTAATGATCTTGCATTTTATTAGTACTTACACTTTATGTAAGTACTAATAAACCTGAATTTAATCAGAATTAACCTGAgagccgtgtgtgtgtgtgtgtgtgtgtttcaggaggaggaggaggaatgATGAATATGGGAATGGACCGCATGAATTCTGGCTTTGATCGAATGGCCGGAAACATGGACATGGGGCGTGGCTTCGGCCAGTACGGAGGAGGCTCGGGTCACATGGGTGGAATGAGTGACCGGGGGGCGGGGTCAAAGGGCGGATGCCAGATCTTTGTGAGAAACGTATGTATGAACAtgactgagtgtgtgtgtgtgtgtcactgaCGTGTGTTTGATGAGAATCATTTTGTCCGCAGCTCTCGTATGATCTGACCTGGCAGAAGCTCAAGGAGAAGTTCAGCCACTGCGGTACGTGTGTTCCTCACTGCTGTAAATCTCACTGCTTTTCGCTTTTATTGAACTGAATGTTGATTAGGTTTAAGAGAAAATAACATATGCAAAAATATACATCAATATTATAAGGGAAAAAGCAAGAGTGTGAAAAGTGATGTTAAACAGCAGCTCACAGCAGAGAGAATGAGAACAAAACAGCtggaagaaaataaaataaataaatgcaaaaattataataatgataaataaaaaatataaacattttagtaCAATTTTTGGATGTACAGTACAGtcaaaaagtttggaaccactaagatttttaatgtttttaaaagaagtttcgtctgctcaccaaggctacatttatttaattaaaaatacagtaaaaacagtaatattgtgaaatattattacaatttaaaataactgtgtactatttaaatatatttgacaaagtaatttattcatgtgatcaaagctgaattttcagcatcattactccagtcttcagtgtcacatgatccttcacaaatcattctaatatgatgatctgctgctcaagaaacatttatgattattttcaatgttgaaaacagttgtgtactttttttttcaggattccttgatgaatagaaagttcaaaagaacagcatttatctgaaatacaaagcttctgtagcattatacactaccgttcaaaagtttggggtcagtaagattttttatttttatttttttgaaaagaaattaaagaaattaatacttttattcagcaaggatgcattaaatcaatcaaaagtggcagtaaagacatttataatgttacaaaagattagatttcagataaatgctgttcttttgaactttctattcatcaaataatcctgaaaaaaaatattgtacacaaatattttcttcttgAGCAGCACTttattcttgagcagcagatcatcatatcagaatgatttctgaaggatcatgtgacactgaagactggtgtaatgatgctgaaaattcagctttgatcacaggaataaattactttgtgaaatatattcaaatagaaaacagttattttaaattgtaataatatttcacaatattactgtttttactgtatttttaattaaattaatgtagccttggtgagcagacgaaacttctttaaaaacattaaaaatcttagtggttccaaacttttggactgtactgtatatttaaagataaaatatatataaaaaaatgaaataaacccaataaatatttaatttattataattgtattatatactttattataatgtactttatcaatttttatttgtattttgtgtgtgtatattttaaacaaataaaattagtttaaaaatataataaccttccataattttgtttctggtacagtattttatttaaattcattaCAAACGTAAGAATGTAACGTGACACTGTCGTCTTCAGGTCAGGTGATGTATGCTGAAATAAAGATGGAGAACGGTAAATCCAAAGGATGCGGGACGGTGCGCTTCGACTCTCCCGAGAGCGCTGAGAAAGCCTGCAGAATGATGAACGGAACTAAGATCAACGGACGAGAGGTCGATGTTCGCATCGACCGCAACGCTTAACTCCCTCTCACACGTCACCGCCcgcctctgttttgttttaaaaacataatgacTGTCATATCTGAACAATCTCAACAGCCGCTTCAAACTTTTAATGTGCTAGTGCCcgcttttctcttttcttttctttttttttttttgtaatcattAGTGGGGCGTTTGTCTCTtactaaattttaaaaaataaaaagctggCTGTTGTAAATTGTGTCTGGCTCTGAGTTTGTCTAATGCAGAGATCTCCGTTCTCAGTCCAGTGAAATTCTTAACTTCTGTCTTCCAAATCTTCTGTTTTCCCAAAAGTACTTCTTAGGAATGTTCTTGAGACAAAACTTGTTCAAAAtcttgaggaaaaaaatctTCAGTAACACATCAGTAAATCACGTTAATAAGAAATGCCACTAATTGACCTCTCAAATCTTCACTTCTGTACTTAAAAAGAGTGTTTTATGcatcatagtatttttttacattttttttttttattgtaatacaGCATTACAGTAATAAGAATCTGGTAACAAAAAGCCAAGTGTCTGGATGAATGATCTGAGGTAGATGATGAATGTCAGAGTGTTGAAGTTCATGACCGAGACGAGTGATTCTGTAACGACAAACATGATAAAACCAACATACTGAGGAAATAAATTAGGTACAATCAACAATCTTTGGCATTCAGATTTCTAAACTAATTTTAAGCAATTTCCTATCGTAAGTCTTATTACAATGGTAAACTGATTTTTCCAAATAACTAATTTTATTGCAATGTTGACCAAAATCCCTGAGCAATAAAGTTTTAGAAACTAAATCAACTCTCAACATGGAAAAATTTGTTCATTACAAGATTGAGCTGTTCAGTGATTTGCTCCAGTTGAAAACATAAACGTAACGATGACGTTTACTACACTGcagaaaatgttttttccattaaaaaaattcttaaatcaagatacattaacttgagaagcaaaattaaAGACCCCCTTTGATTTTTAATGATGCGACTCCTGATTAAAATGATTGCATATGAAGTAAAAATTGGAAAGTCAATTTTAAAGAGCGTTAGAACACGTTTTAAGtgaatatattaatttttaatataaacatttgATACTTTTGAGGTCAAAAGCATCCCTTGTTACAGAATAATGTTTCTAAACGGACCATCGTTTGACTTTTGTTCTAAATCAATTAACCATAGgaaaaaagtaacatttaaaaaacaacctTATTTTTGTccatgcactgcaaaaaattattttcatcctCATATCAGCTTTACTGATCACGACTCCAGCAGAACGTTAGTCACTGCAGGCTCTGATTGGGTTGTTCCCGATGATCCCGAGCTCATACAAGATAGACAGCGTGGCGAAGAGGACGTAGCACACCAGAGACACCACGCCCAATTTCCAGTCCAACTTCCATCCGTTAATGTGAACAGCCAAGAAGAGGAAGACGATGGAGAGCAGCAGCGTACAGGACATGAAGACCAAACCAGTGCTATTGACCTCCACTGGAGATCCAGTGTCCACAAACACCGTCTTGATGAACCACGGCAGACCGAGACACAGCATGTCGAAGACATTAGAGCCCACGATGTTGGACATGGCCATGTCAGCCTTACCTGTGAGAGACACACAGAACTTCACATATGAACGGTTCACGTGATGTTTGGATACATGAGGACGGCTCTTTACCTTCACGAGCCACCATCACACTGGCCACGGTGTCAGGAATGCTGGTTCCTGCTGCCAGGAGCGTCATTCCCATGACTGTATCCGGGATTCCCAGCGTCTCACCTGAACAAAACAAGGCAGAACTTTACACTCGTAGAAAAAAGGTTTAGTGGGTTCTGCATAGAACACTAAATTTTAAAGAATTATGTAAAATTCGCatcatatgtaatattttaacataTGAAGAGCCCGACGGAACCCTTTaatgaaataaagttttttactagattttcaaaataaaccttgaatttaaattcaaataatatGACAATTATGATGTTTTCCTGGGGTTTCACCATTTGACAACTGTCATAAATTTATTAGAAATGATCTGATGTTTAAATATCAGATCAGAGTCCTCTCTCTGATGTAATTTCCTGGCGTCCTGCATGttacactggagtaatgatgccgaaaattcagctttgatcccaggaataaattacactttactgtatgtttgatcaaataaatgcaaaagagacacaaaaacctttatatatgaaaaaaaaaattatattattccAAACATCTGACTGATAGTGTAAATATAAAgcaaaatatcaaataaaaagtgttcagtgcatttttttttttttttttttgctgagcTGAGCATGTGACTGCATCACAGGCTTCTCGAGCTCAAAAGTTCAAAACTCCCCGAGTGGGTGACGTCCTGAGGGTCGGACCGCAGTGCTTTCTCTCCCAGTACCTGCTCATTAGTGTCGGGCTCTAAAGCTCCGCTGGTGCTCATGTGAATCTGTGACCGTGTGCAGGATAATAATCCTATTATATGCGGCTGCATCACATGGTTTCTCACGGGCCCCGTGGGGTTCAGCCGGACGGACCGGAGAACGTCGAGCTGACAGCATCATAATCCTTCAGGATACAGCGATGGCATTTCAGGAATGGAATCAGGGAGCATGTGACTCGCCTGTGTGTGACCCATTCAAACGCCCGAACGTCTGCAGCACGATTAGATGACGACTGCAGCTGGGAACAAAATCCACAACACTGCACTAAAATATTTCAGAAACATGACTAACATGCGGAATAATAATACTACCTGTGACAGAGCGGGACAAACAACAGCTGTCTTTCTCTGTCAATTTCATACCATCATGACTCCACACTAGATCCAGTCCATCACTAGATCCATCGCATATTTATCGCAAATGATAACAAGACCACAAAACCAActatatttaaatctcttaatcAAACAATAATTCTTAATCAAACAAAACTGacaatatttaaatctcttaatagaacaAAACCAACAATATTTAGATCTCTTAATCGAATGAAAGTGACAACTTTTCAATCAATTAATCGAAAAAAATTGacaatatttaaatctcttaatcAAACAAAACCGACAATATTTCAATCTCTTAATCGAACGAAACTGACAATTTTTAAATCACTTAATCAAACAAAACTGacaatatttaaatctcttaatcGAACAAAATGTCAATATTTAAATCTCCTAATCAAACGAAACTGACAATTTTTAAATCACTTAATCAAACAAAACTGACAATTTTTAAATCTCCTAATCAAACAAAACGacaatatttaaatctcttaatcAAACGAAACTGACAATTTTTTAATCACTTAATCAAACAAAaccaacaatatttaaatttcttAATCAAACAAAACCGacaatatttaaatctcttaatcgaacgaaactgaaaatatttaaatctcttaatcGCACAAAACTGACAACTTTTAATCTCTTAATCGAACAAATCGACAATATTGAAATCTCAATCAAACGAAACTGACAATTTTTTAATCACTTAATCAAACAAAACTGacaatatttaaatctcttaatcAAACAAAATGTCAATATTTAAATCTCCTAATCAAAAGAAACTGACAATTTTTAAATCACTTAATCAAACAAAACTGtcaatatttaaatctcttaatcgatcaaaatgacaatatttaaatctcttaatcGAACAAAACGACAATATTGACATCTCCTAATCAAACGAAACTGACAATTTTTAAATCACTTAATCAAACAAAACTGacaatatttaaatctcttaatcgatcaaaatgacaatatttaaatctcttaatcAAACAAAATGTCAATATTTAAATCTCCTAATCAAAAGAAACTTACAATGTTTAAATGTCTTAATCGAACAAAACCGACAATATTGACATCTCCTAATCAAACAAAACGTCAATGTTTAAATCTCTTAATCAAACGAAACTGACAATTTTTTAATCACTTAATCAAACAaatttacaatatttaaatcTCCTAATCAAAAAAAACCAACAGTATTTAAATTTCTTAATCAAACAAAACCGacaatatttaaatctcttaatcAAACGAAACTGACAATTTTTTTATCTCTTAATCGAACAAATCGacaatatttaaatctcttaatcAAACAAAATGTCAATATTTAAATCTCCTAATCAAAAGAAACTGACAATTTTTAAATCACTTAATCAAACAAAACCGACAATATTTAAATCTCCTAATCGAACAAAACTGACAATTTTTAAATCTCTTAATCAAATGAAACCGACCAGATTTAAAGTCTTGATCACTCAGTCGTGTTCGAATCACTGCTGCACTGATATTGTTTAAGACAACACTATAAACATAAGTCTATCTAGATGTAAATCCAGAAGATCACTCGTATCATCATTATATATCATCAATTTATATCAAATCACCCAGCTTGACTTGACTTGTAGATCCTAAAGCTCATCTGTCGCATGCAGTGCGATTCCCAGCACTCACACCATCAGTGCACTGCAGGTCCTCCAGATGAACATCAACAGAAAGAAACAAAAGCATGCTCACCGACGACAGTGACCATCCACACCAGGACGTAGGTGAAGCCGGAGATCCAGACTGCAGACATCAGGAAGGTGATCATGTACCATTTCTTCCAGAAGCGTCTCCTGCAGTCGGGAACTGTCAGGAACAACAACACGATGGCCGGAAGCGACAAAACCCAAAGGATCCGCTTCAGGTCGTGTTCGGGCATCGTGAACACGCTCTTCTGCTCTGAGAGAGGAAACGTGTTCAAACACAGATTGAGACATTTTTTAATGGTTCAAATGGCTTTTTTATggcatcactgcaaaaaaatatatttttaagagtgtaggtaacaccaaaattatttttaaaaaatgcagcgAGTGGAACGCAAGGATGTGACATCATCACGTACCTTCGCCGATCTCGTTCAAGCCGTGCAGACTGAGCGAGAGGTGGGAATATCCGGAGTCGTCCTGGAAGATGCCGCTGTCGGCTCGAGAGCGCCGGTGAAGTCTCAGGCTGGTGTCGTCGCTCCATCCCACCAGCGGCTGCTGCTCCTCGCGCTCTCGAGAGCTCTTGCTCAGACACATGCAGCACGGGCTGAAGCGCTGCATCACGTACTCGCTGATCTTCAGATCGAAACACAGCACCACCACGTACACGGCGTACACCAGCAGAAGACACGCGCCGTCATACCTGCCAACACACAAGAGCTTCGTTTGTGTCAGCAAACCAATGTGCCGAAGTGTAAAGACACGTGTAAAGTGCTGCAATTTTGTACGCCAACTTGATTTGAAATAGAGTGCTGCAGGAATAAGTCTTAAAAGCCAGAAAGAGAACAAAAGCATCACTTCCTACGAAATTGGTGCAAAATATcagtaataaaagtaaaaagtaaagtATAAAGTAAAGAATTCTGTTGGTAAAAGACActataaaagaacaaaagatACATAACTAAAACTATATCTAATAAACTACAGTTCAATGTGTTTGTAGAACAAAAGTTTAAAGACCAAATAGTCTAAAAGATagtataaaaaatacagtaatatggCTTTtagattattgcagaaaataagctctacaaaagtttatgattctTACACATTTTCAAgataatcttcacaaataaacaaagcttttatgaattttgaagcctatAATCTAAAAGCTATAGTTAGGATATCGCACGATTTCATTAGCGtttttttatgtacattttgggatattgcatttaaaaaagcTGGATGTAACATCAGTGGaatgtttgtattttaataatttaataacgtTCTCAAAATGTAAGCATAAAAATGTTATGTATACATCATTAATGGGACTTTTATTCTGAAATGTTGTAATTTGATGTTTGCCTAAGGTTTTTAACctctgatcacattcaatacaCATTTAACCCGGAAGCAGCACATTAACATTTCTAAAAAAATCTTTGCATatggaaatttaaaaaaaaaaaaaaatctgtttttttacCTTTTTCTTTAGATATAACCATTTAAAGTAaatttttctcgcaattctgactttttatctcgcaattctgactttatatcttgcaattccgactttatatcttccaattccgactttatatctcgcaattccgactttatatctcgcaattccgactttatatctcgcaattccgactttatatcacacaattctgactttatatcacacaattctgactttatatctcgcaattccgactttatatcacgcaattccgactttatatctcgcaattccgactttatatcacgcaatcccgactttatatcacgcaattctgactttatatctcgcaattccgactttatatctcccaattctgactttatatctcccaattctgactttatatctcccaattctgactttatatctcccaattctgactttatatctcgcaattccgactt
The nucleotide sequence above comes from Chanodichthys erythropterus isolate Z2021 chromosome 7, ASM2448905v1, whole genome shotgun sequence. Encoded proteins:
- the myef2 gene encoding myelin expression factor 2; this translates as MADAELALDLTDNKQEESGDSQADEGEPEPQQTQENTNGVKTDAEEKPEPKEKSSGGRKSHRYHPYKERHGGGGGDKKAAHRNRVFISNIPYDMKWQAIKDLMREKVGEVTYVELFKDGEGKSRGCGVVEFKDEEFVKKAIEVMSKHDLNGRPLNIKEDPDGDHARRVLQRSGRMYGGGRGQDGGPSGMNVPPSIANNPNIPPEIISALQAGRLGTTVFVANLDFKVGWKKLKEVFGMAGTVRRADVKEDKDGKSRGMGTVTFEQPLEAVQAISMFNGQMLFDRQMHVKMDDKSLPPDDVRPAEKPPQLPRGLGGIGMGLGPGGQPINANRLSGGGVASMGPGGMDGPGCSSMNRMSGMGGGFSNMDCMGGMGGFGGRDMGPMGRMGDMYRSGMAGMDRDFGRSDLGMSRPFGDSFGGGGYAGMGNAGMGPMGSGLGGGGGMMNMGMDRMNSGFDRMAGNMDMGRGFGQYGGGSGHMGGMSDRGAGSKGGCQIFVRNLSYDLTWQKLKEKFSHCGQVMYAEIKMENGKSKGCGTVRFDSPESAEKACRMMNGTKINGREVDVRIDRNA
- the slc24a5 gene encoding sodium/potassium/calcium exchanger 5 yields the protein MRKDAVLHRRKRRDVLLYIIAVVLLIFAAIHLVFYVGKSFQGSAPARVRRDVENASDCVPPQSSEFPEGFFTLQERKDGGILIYFMIIFYMLLAVSIVCDDYFLPSLEVISERLGLSQDVAGATFMAAGSSAPELVTAFLGVFVTKGDIGVSTIMGSAVYNLLCICAACGLLTSVTARLTCWPLFRDCVAYAISVAAVIAIISDNRVYWYDGACLLLVYAVYVVVLCFDLKISEYVMQRFSPCCMCLSKSSREREEQQPLVGWSDDTSLRLHRRSRADSGIFQDDSGYSHLSLSLHGLNEIGEEQKSVFTMPEHDLKRILWVLSLPAIVLLFLTVPDCRRRFWKKWYMITFLMSAVWISGFTYVLVWMVTVVGETLGIPDTVMGMTLLAAGTSIPDTVASVMVAREGKADMAMSNIVGSNVFDMLCLGLPWFIKTVFVDTGSPVEVNSTGLVFMSCTLLLSIVFLFLAVHINGWKLDWKLGVVSLVCYVLFATLSILYELGIIGNNPIRACSD